One Gemmatimonadota bacterium genomic region harbors:
- a CDS encoding ornithine cyclodeaminase family protein, with protein MTAARTLIVSHDDVVRLLPMAACIDLMGETLGALTRGDGLLPLRTVLRLPGQRNMFASMPAVLGPSIGAKVITVFPDNEGTPYESHIGVVLYFENTNGRLLAIIDASSVTAIRTAAVSGLATRLLARPEARTLGILGSGVQAMTHLEAMCSVRDFTTIRVWSRHHPNALAFAERAAAGLGRTVEVVPRAVDAVRGADVVCTTTGAREPVVLGEWLSPGTHINAVGASVATARELDSEAVRRARLYVDRRESVMAEAGDFLIPREEGVVDNTHIVGELGELVLGRVPGRRTADEVTIFKSLGLAVEDVASARFIYERAEALGTGTWVALGGLR; from the coding sequence GTGACTGCCGCCCGAACCCTTATCGTCTCGCACGACGACGTCGTGCGCCTCCTCCCGATGGCCGCGTGCATCGACCTCATGGGCGAGACCCTGGGGGCTCTCACGAGGGGTGACGGACTCCTTCCACTGCGCACCGTGCTCCGATTGCCGGGGCAGCGCAACATGTTCGCCTCCATGCCGGCCGTGCTGGGACCATCGATCGGCGCCAAGGTGATCACGGTGTTTCCGGACAATGAGGGCACGCCGTACGAATCGCACATCGGCGTGGTGCTGTACTTCGAGAACACAAACGGCCGTCTGCTTGCCATCATCGATGCCTCCTCGGTCACGGCGATCCGCACGGCGGCGGTGTCGGGGCTCGCCACCCGCCTGCTGGCCCGCCCCGAGGCCAGGACGCTCGGTATCCTGGGGAGCGGCGTCCAGGCGATGACACACCTCGAGGCGATGTGTTCCGTCCGCGACTTCACCACGATCCGGGTGTGGAGTCGGCACCACCCCAACGCACTGGCGTTCGCCGAGCGTGCCGCGGCAGGGCTCGGTCGCACGGTCGAGGTTGTGCCACGGGCCGTGGATGCCGTCCGCGGGGCAGATGTCGTGTGCACGACCACCGGCGCGCGCGAGCCCGTGGTGCTCGGTGAGTGGCTCTCGCCCGGGACGCACATCAACGCCGTCGGTGCCAGCGTGGCCACGGCGCGTGAATTGGACTCCGAGGCGGTGCGCCGCGCGCGCCTGTATGTCGACCGGCGGGAGAGCGTGATGGCCGAGGCGGGCGACTTCCTCATCCCCCGCGAGGAAGGTGTCGTGGACAACACACACATTGTCGGCGAACTCGGCGAGCTGGTCCTGGGCCGCGTGCCGGGCCGGCGCACGGCCGACGAGGTGACCATCTTCAAATCGTTAGGCCTGGCGGTGGAGGACGTGGCCAGCGCGCGGTTCATCTACGAACGGGCGGAGGCCCTTGGCACGGGGACCTGGGTGGCACTGGGGGGGCTGCGATGA